A region of Esox lucius isolate fEsoLuc1 chromosome 3, fEsoLuc1.pri, whole genome shotgun sequence DNA encodes the following proteins:
- the asic1c gene encoding acid-sensing ion channel 1C isoform X6: protein MVIDSTSISPGSLPNDAQDTTLQNKTGRKRKRIQKPSWRDITIAFMRRTKVHGLKFVFSPDKTPPQRVLWLLAFFACLGLLFTWSWNRIIYLMSYPAFTKIKMVWAHNMSFPAVTFCNQNLFRVSRLTKADLYHIGYWMDLMHQNHTVMEGSLSILRDNHKHILLKLLDFHGYTLPPHYHVNTTEMTGRLGHQLEDMLLGCRFQGENCTHQNLTTIYTRYGKCYTFNSGLDGNPLLTTLKGGTGNGLEIMLDIQQDEYLPVWGETGETSYEAGVKVQIHTQSEPPFPHQLGFGVAPGFQTFVSTQEQRLQYLPPPWGDCKSTPIDSEFFTTYSITACRIDCETRYLVENCNCRMVHMPGTSTVCTPEQYKDCADPALDFLVEKDSDYCVCETPCNMTRYGKELSMVKIPSKASAKYLAKKFNRTEQYIGDNLLVLDIFFEALNYEKIEQKKAYEIAGLLGDIGGQMGLFIGASVLTILEIFDYLYEVFKAKVLGYFMRKKRPQRCQSDNLVI from the exons ATGGTAATTGATTCAACATCAATCAGCCCTGGGTCTCTACCTAATGATGCCCAGGACACcactttacaaaacaaaactggaaggaagaggaagagaattCAAAAACCATCATGGAGGGATATCACTATAGCTTTTATGAGGAGGACCAAGGTCCATGGCCTGAAGTTTGTCTTCTCTCCGGACAAGACCCCCCCCCAGCGTGTCCTCTGGCTCCTGGCCTTCTTCGCGTGCCTGGGTCTCCTGTTCACATGGTCGTGGAACCGTATAATCTACCTGATGTCCTACCCTGCCTTCACCAAGATCAAGATGGTGTGGGCTCACAATATGTCCTTCCCTGCTGTGACCTTCTGCAACCAGAACCTGTTCCGCGTGTCCCGCCTCACCAAGGCTGACCTGTACCACATCGGCTACTGGATGGACCTGATGCACCAGAACCACACCGTCATGGAGGGGAGCCTCTCCATTCTGAGGGACAACCACAAGCACATCCTCCTGAAACTGCTTGACTTCCACGGCTACACCCTGCCTCCACACTACCACGTCAACACCACCGAGATGACTGGCAGGTTGGGCCATCAGCTGGAGGACATGCTGCTGGGATGCAGGTTCCAGGGGGAGAACTGCACCCACCAGAACCTCACCACT ATTTACACTCGATACGGGAAATGCTACACCTTCAACTCTGGTTTGGACGGCAATCCGTTGTTAACAACGTTAAAAGGCGGGACAGGAAATGGGCTGGAGATCATGTTAGATATCCAACAGGATGAATACTTACCTGTTTGGGGAGAGACAG GTGAGACGTCCTATGAGGCCGGAGTAAAGGTACAGATTCACACTCAGTCAGAGCCTCCATTTCCCCACCAGCTGGGCTTTGGGGTAGCCCCCGGCTTCCAAACCTTTGTTTCCACCCAAGAGCAGCGG CTTCAGTACCTCCCTCCCCCCTGGGGAGACTGCAAGTCCACCCctattgattcagagttcttcaCCACGTACAGCATCACAGCGTGCCGTATCGACTGTGAGACGCGCTACCTGGTGGAGAACTGTAACTGCAGGATGGTCCACATGCCCG GGACCTCAACGGTTTGCACACCAGAGCAGTACAAGGACTGTGCAGACCCAGCTTTAG ACTTCTTggtagagaaagacagtgattactgtgtgtgtgagaccccCTGCAACATGACTCGTTATGGCAAGGAGCTTTCCATGGTGAAGATACCCAGTAAAGCCTCTGCAAAATATCTGGCCAAGAAATTCAACAGAACTGAGCAATACATTGG AGACAACCTACTAGTTCTGGACATCTTCTTTGAGGCGTTGAATTATGAGAAGATTGAGCAGAAGAAGGCATATGAAATTGCAGGGTTGCTTG GTGACATCGGTGGTCAGATGGGTCTATTCATTGGAGCAAGTGTTTTGACCATActggaaatatttgattacTTATATGAG GTATTTAAGGCAAAAGTTTTGGGTTACTTCATGCGCAAGAAACGACCACAGCGCTGTCAGAGCGACAATCTGGTAATTTGA
- the asic1c gene encoding acid-sensing ion channel 1C isoform X1 has protein sequence MVIDSTSISPGSLPNDAQDTTLQNKTGRKRKRIQKPSWRDITIAFMRRTKVHGLKFVFSPDKTPPQRVLWLLAFFACLGLLFTWSWNRIIYLMSYPAFTKIKMVWAHNMSFPAVTFCNQNLFRVSRLTKADLYHIGYWMDLMHQNHTVMEGSLSILRDNHKHILLKLLDFHGYTLPPHYHVNTTEMTGRLGHQLEDMLLGCRFQGENCTHQNLTTIYTRYGKCYTFNSGLDGNPLLTTLKGGTGNGLEIMLDIQQDEYLPVWGETGETSYEAGVKVQIHTQSEPPFPHQLGFGVAPGFQTFVSTQEQRLQYLPPPWGDCKSTPIDSEFFTTYSITACRIDCETRYLVENCNCRMVHMPGTSTVCTPEQYKDCADPALDFLVEKDSDYCVCETPCNMTRYGKELSMVKIPSKASAKYLAKKFNRTEQYIGDNLLVLDIFFEALNYEKIEQKKAYEIAGLLGDIGGQMGLFIGASVLTILEIFDYLYEVFKAKVLGYFMRKKRPQRCQSDNLEFPENPTSPGVTPNHAPRAPVTHSGVTRTVSDSRRTCYLVTRL, from the exons ATGGTAATTGATTCAACATCAATCAGCCCTGGGTCTCTACCTAATGATGCCCAGGACACcactttacaaaacaaaactggaaggaagaggaagagaattCAAAAACCATCATGGAGGGATATCACTATAGCTTTTATGAGGAGGACCAAGGTCCATGGCCTGAAGTTTGTCTTCTCTCCGGACAAGACCCCCCCCCAGCGTGTCCTCTGGCTCCTGGCCTTCTTCGCGTGCCTGGGTCTCCTGTTCACATGGTCGTGGAACCGTATAATCTACCTGATGTCCTACCCTGCCTTCACCAAGATCAAGATGGTGTGGGCTCACAATATGTCCTTCCCTGCTGTGACCTTCTGCAACCAGAACCTGTTCCGCGTGTCCCGCCTCACCAAGGCTGACCTGTACCACATCGGCTACTGGATGGACCTGATGCACCAGAACCACACCGTCATGGAGGGGAGCCTCTCCATTCTGAGGGACAACCACAAGCACATCCTCCTGAAACTGCTTGACTTCCACGGCTACACCCTGCCTCCACACTACCACGTCAACACCACCGAGATGACTGGCAGGTTGGGCCATCAGCTGGAGGACATGCTGCTGGGATGCAGGTTCCAGGGGGAGAACTGCACCCACCAGAACCTCACCACT ATTTACACTCGATACGGGAAATGCTACACCTTCAACTCTGGTTTGGACGGCAATCCGTTGTTAACAACGTTAAAAGGCGGGACAGGAAATGGGCTGGAGATCATGTTAGATATCCAACAGGATGAATACTTACCTGTTTGGGGAGAGACAG GTGAGACGTCCTATGAGGCCGGAGTAAAGGTACAGATTCACACTCAGTCAGAGCCTCCATTTCCCCACCAGCTGGGCTTTGGGGTAGCCCCCGGCTTCCAAACCTTTGTTTCCACCCAAGAGCAGCGG CTTCAGTACCTCCCTCCCCCCTGGGGAGACTGCAAGTCCACCCctattgattcagagttcttcaCCACGTACAGCATCACAGCGTGCCGTATCGACTGTGAGACGCGCTACCTGGTGGAGAACTGTAACTGCAGGATGGTCCACATGCCCG GGACCTCAACGGTTTGCACACCAGAGCAGTACAAGGACTGTGCAGACCCAGCTTTAG ACTTCTTggtagagaaagacagtgattactgtgtgtgtgagaccccCTGCAACATGACTCGTTATGGCAAGGAGCTTTCCATGGTGAAGATACCCAGTAAAGCCTCTGCAAAATATCTGGCCAAGAAATTCAACAGAACTGAGCAATACATTGG AGACAACCTACTAGTTCTGGACATCTTCTTTGAGGCGTTGAATTATGAGAAGATTGAGCAGAAGAAGGCATATGAAATTGCAGGGTTGCTTG GTGACATCGGTGGTCAGATGGGTCTATTCATTGGAGCAAGTGTTTTGACCATActggaaatatttgattacTTATATGAG GTATTTAAGGCAAAAGTTTTGGGTTACTTCATGCGCAAGAAACGACCACAGCGCTGTCAGAGCGACAATCTG
- the asic1c gene encoding acid-sensing ion channel 1C isoform X2 encodes MVIDSTSISPGSLPNDAQDTTLQNKTGRKRKRIQKPSWRDITIAFMRRTKVHGLKFVFSPDKTPPQRVLWLLAFFACLGLLFTWSWNRIIYLMSYPAFTKIKMVWAHNMSFPAVTFCNQNLFRVSRLTKADLYHIGYWMDLMHQNHTVMEGSLSILRDNHKHILLKLLDFHGYTLPPHYHVNTTEMTGRLGHQLEDMLLGCRFQGENCTHQNLTTIYTRYGKCYTFNSGLDGNPLLTTLKGGTGNGLEIMLDIQQDEYLPVWGETDETSYEAGIKVQIHHQEEPPFIDQLGFGVAPGFQTFVSCQQQLLQYLPPPWGDCKSTPIDSEFFTTYSITACRIDCETRYLVENCNCRMVHMPGTSTVCTPEQYKDCADPALDFLVEKDSDYCVCETPCNMTRYGKELSMVKIPSKASAKYLAKKFNRTEQYIGDNLLVLDIFFEALNYEKIEQKKAYEIAGLLGDIGGQMGLFIGASVLTILEIFDYLYEVFKAKVLGYFMRKKRPQRCQSDNLSTCDTLRSHSDSLGFTPNMLPRHPTLGNFEEFAC; translated from the exons ATGGTAATTGATTCAACATCAATCAGCCCTGGGTCTCTACCTAATGATGCCCAGGACACcactttacaaaacaaaactggaaggaagaggaagagaattCAAAAACCATCATGGAGGGATATCACTATAGCTTTTATGAGGAGGACCAAGGTCCATGGCCTGAAGTTTGTCTTCTCTCCGGACAAGACCCCCCCCCAGCGTGTCCTCTGGCTCCTGGCCTTCTTCGCGTGCCTGGGTCTCCTGTTCACATGGTCGTGGAACCGTATAATCTACCTGATGTCCTACCCTGCCTTCACCAAGATCAAGATGGTGTGGGCTCACAATATGTCCTTCCCTGCTGTGACCTTCTGCAACCAGAACCTGTTCCGCGTGTCCCGCCTCACCAAGGCTGACCTGTACCACATCGGCTACTGGATGGACCTGATGCACCAGAACCACACCGTCATGGAGGGGAGCCTCTCCATTCTGAGGGACAACCACAAGCACATCCTCCTGAAACTGCTTGACTTCCACGGCTACACCCTGCCTCCACACTACCACGTCAACACCACCGAGATGACTGGCAGGTTGGGCCATCAGCTGGAGGACATGCTGCTGGGATGCAGGTTCCAGGGGGAGAACTGCACCCACCAGAACCTCACCACT ATTTACACTCGATACGGGAAATGCTACACCTTCAACTCTGGTTTGGACGGCAATCCGTTGTTAACAACGTTAAAAGGCGGGACAGGAAATGGGCTGGAGATCATGTTAGATATCCAACAGGATGAATACTTACCTGTTTGGGGAGAGACAG ACGAGACCTCGTACGAAGCAGGCATCAAGGTTCAGATCCACCACCAGGAAGAGCCTCCCTTCATTGACCAGCTGGGATTTGGTGTGGCCCCTGGTTTTCAAACTTTTGTGTCATGTCAGCAGCAACTG CTTCAGTACCTCCCTCCCCCCTGGGGAGACTGCAAGTCCACCCctattgattcagagttcttcaCCACGTACAGCATCACAGCGTGCCGTATCGACTGTGAGACGCGCTACCTGGTGGAGAACTGTAACTGCAGGATGGTCCACATGCCCG GGACCTCAACGGTTTGCACACCAGAGCAGTACAAGGACTGTGCAGACCCAGCTTTAG ACTTCTTggtagagaaagacagtgattactgtgtgtgtgagaccccCTGCAACATGACTCGTTATGGCAAGGAGCTTTCCATGGTGAAGATACCCAGTAAAGCCTCTGCAAAATATCTGGCCAAGAAATTCAACAGAACTGAGCAATACATTGG AGACAACCTACTAGTTCTGGACATCTTCTTTGAGGCGTTGAATTATGAGAAGATTGAGCAGAAGAAGGCATATGAAATTGCAGGGTTGCTTG GTGACATCGGTGGTCAGATGGGTCTATTCATTGGAGCAAGTGTTTTGACCATActggaaatatttgattacTTATATGAG GTATTTAAGGCAAAAGTTTTGGGTTACTTCATGCGCAAGAAACGACCACAGCGCTGTCAGAGCGACAATCTG